A window of Paenibacillus polygoni contains these coding sequences:
- a CDS encoding ABC transporter substrate-binding protein yields MRKRFSLMLVIMLMLVTVLAACAGGQTAEPTPGETPNTETPAPETPEAPAEDATKNDGLFEAADMSANPGPATSRTDTLIVGVTSPKGVFNPLFQDSAYDYMVNDILFDGFQTINGDGTYSDHLAESIDVSEDGLKYTFKLKPGVTYTDGTPLSVKDFYFSLKVLHDKSYDGPSDALSYYIKGGQEYYDGKANEISGVTIVNDNTVEVEVTEVTALTKDFLGGIPFMPEAYYGKDYKQGNLDSVKALNDKPVGSGQYVMKSFQPGQQVVFEANENYFLGAPKIKNVIYKSTTDETKLAMLTSGEIDMDMVTVDEDNVEEIQTLGFLDLNIFPTNGYGYVGMNHERAKFQDPKVRQALVFGLNRAEIVEAVYGKFADVINIPQSKESWAYTSEGIEAYDFDIEKAKSLLDEAGWTVGKDGIREKDGEQFTIDFSGTADNPVVDALLPIMIANYQELGIKVNAETLDFNAILDKLDKSEYDMYFMAWGLTPDPDSTVYTTNGAQNRVHYSNKEYDDLMKQGKKALDIEKRKEIYAKAYQVLNQDIADILMYQRRDGWAINGRINGLEITPYKRFTYSLYKAEIGE; encoded by the coding sequence ATGAGAAAGAGATTTTCGCTAATGCTAGTGATCATGCTTATGCTGGTAACGGTACTTGCAGCATGCGCTGGCGGACAAACGGCAGAACCAACTCCGGGGGAAACACCAAACACAGAAACACCAGCACCAGAGACGCCAGAAGCACCTGCTGAAGATGCTACAAAGAACGATGGATTGTTTGAAGCAGCGGATATGTCTGCTAACCCAGGTCCGGCAACAAGTCGTACTGATACTTTGATTGTAGGGGTTACTTCTCCTAAAGGCGTATTTAACCCGCTTTTCCAAGATTCTGCTTATGATTATATGGTTAATGACATCCTTTTTGACGGTTTCCAAACAATTAATGGCGATGGCACATATTCTGATCATCTTGCAGAGAGCATTGATGTTAGTGAAGATGGTTTGAAGTATACTTTCAAACTGAAACCAGGTGTAACTTACACTGACGGCACACCGCTAAGTGTTAAAGATTTCTATTTCTCTTTAAAAGTTCTTCATGATAAGAGCTACGACGGTCCTTCGGATGCATTGTCTTACTACATTAAAGGCGGACAAGAATATTACGATGGTAAAGCTAATGAAATCTCCGGCGTAACGATTGTTAATGACAACACAGTAGAAGTAGAAGTTACTGAAGTTACGGCTCTTACCAAAGACTTTTTAGGTGGTATTCCTTTTATGCCTGAAGCTTACTATGGAAAAGATTACAAACAAGGTAATCTTGATTCTGTAAAAGCATTAAATGACAAGCCGGTTGGTTCTGGACAGTATGTTATGAAATCCTTCCAGCCAGGACAACAAGTTGTTTTTGAAGCAAATGAAAATTACTTCCTAGGTGCACCAAAAATCAAAAATGTAATTTACAAATCTACTACTGACGAGACAAAACTCGCAATGCTTACATCCGGTGAGATTGATATGGATATGGTCACTGTAGATGAAGATAATGTAGAAGAAATTCAAACTCTTGGATTCCTTGATTTAAATATCTTCCCTACAAACGGTTACGGTTATGTTGGTATGAACCATGAAAGAGCAAAATTCCAAGATCCAAAAGTACGTCAAGCACTTGTATTCGGTCTGAATCGTGCAGAGATTGTAGAGGCAGTATACGGTAAGTTTGCTGATGTTATCAATATTCCTCAGTCCAAAGAATCTTGGGCATACACAAGTGAAGGTATTGAAGCTTATGACTTTGATATTGAAAAAGCAAAATCATTGTTAGATGAAGCTGGCTGGACTGTTGGCAAGGATGGTATTCGTGAAAAAGATGGTGAGCAATTCACAATTGATTTCTCTGGTACGGCAGATAATCCAGTAGTGGATGCGCTTCTGCCAATCATGATTGCTAATTATCAAGAACTTGGAATTAAAGTGAATGCAGAAACGCTCGATTTCAACGCAATTCTAGATAAATTAGATAAGAGCGAATACGATATGTACTTCATGGCTTGGGGACTTACTCCAGATCCTGATAGCACTGTATACACTACAAATGGAGCACAGAATCGTGTGCATTACTCTAATAAAGAGTACGACGATTTGATGAAGCAAGGTAAAAAAGCACTTGATATAGAGAAACGTAAAGAAATTTACGCTAAGGCTTATCAAGTGCTCAATCAAGATATTGCAGATATCTTGATGTACCAAAGAAGAGATGGATGGGCAATTAACGGACGAATTAATGGTCTGGAAATTACCCCTTATAAAAGATTTACTTATAGTCTTTACAAAGCAGAAATCGGAGAATAA
- the rpsF gene encoding 30S ribosomal protein S6: protein MRKYEVMYIIRPDIEQEAVQAAVEKFQGIISNGGEITKHDVLGKRRLAYEIKKFRDGHYVLVNFNAEPAVVSELERLMKISDEVIRYLITNDVA, encoded by the coding sequence ATGCGCAAATATGAAGTGATGTACATTATTCGTCCTGATATTGAACAAGAAGCTGTTCAAGCTGCAGTCGAAAAATTCCAAGGCATCATCTCCAATGGCGGGGAAATTACAAAACATGACGTTTTGGGTAAACGCCGTCTTGCGTATGAGATTAAGAAATTCCGTGATGGTCACTATGTGTTGGTTAACTTCAACGCTGAACCAGCTGTCGTTTCCGAGTTGGAACGTCTCATGAAAATTTCTGACGAAGTAATTCGTTATCTCATCACAAACGATGTTGCTTAA
- a CDS encoding ABC transporter ATP-binding protein, with protein MTEALIEVQNLKKYFPITGGVFQRRVGDVKAVDDVSFTIYKGESFGLVGESGCGKSTIGRTILRLNDKTSGKVIFKGQDLHTLSKEKLRSIRPEMQIVFQDPFSSLNPRIKVGDAIGEALLDHKLIPRKMIRATVEETLRICGLSAYHYDRFPHEFSGGQRQRIGIARALILNPDFIVADEPVSALDVSIQAQIINLLSDLQAEKQLTYLFISHDLSVVEHLCTRIGVMYLGSMVEMASKDELFRNPLHPYTKALLSAVPIPDPTLKRERIVLKGDIPSPANPPSGCKFHTRCPIASDRCKQEVPEYRNVGSDHYVACHYA; from the coding sequence ATGACAGAAGCGCTGATTGAAGTACAGAATCTAAAGAAATACTTTCCGATTACGGGCGGCGTGTTTCAGCGTCGTGTGGGTGATGTAAAAGCAGTAGACGATGTATCGTTTACTATCTATAAAGGAGAGTCATTCGGACTCGTAGGAGAGTCTGGCTGTGGTAAGAGTACCATTGGCCGAACCATTCTTAGACTGAATGACAAAACGTCAGGTAAGGTTATTTTTAAAGGACAGGATCTTCATACCTTATCTAAGGAGAAACTGCGCTCTATTCGGCCGGAAATGCAGATCGTATTCCAGGATCCTTTCAGTTCACTGAATCCCCGGATCAAGGTAGGCGATGCAATTGGCGAAGCACTGCTGGACCATAAATTAATTCCTAGAAAGATGATACGAGCTACTGTAGAAGAAACTTTGCGTATCTGCGGTCTCTCTGCATATCATTATGATCGCTTTCCGCATGAATTCTCAGGCGGGCAGCGTCAGCGGATTGGAATCGCGCGTGCACTCATTCTAAACCCAGACTTTATTGTGGCAGATGAACCGGTTTCTGCACTGGATGTATCCATTCAGGCTCAGATCATCAACTTGCTTAGTGATTTGCAAGCAGAGAAACAGCTGACATATCTGTTTATATCTCATGATCTTAGTGTAGTCGAGCATCTTTGCACAAGAATTGGAGTTATGTACCTTGGTTCCATGGTAGAGATGGCTAGTAAGGATGAATTGTTCCGTAATCCGCTTCATCCCTATACAAAAGCTTTACTATCCGCGGTGCCAATTCCCGATCCAACACTGAAAAGAGAACGCATTGTGCTTAAGGGTGATATCCCAAGTCCAGCAAATCCACCTTCAGGTTGTAAATTTCATACTCGTTGTCCTATTGCTTCGGATCGTTGTAAGCAAGAGGTTCCGGAGTACCGTAATGTAGGTTCAGATCACTATGTGGCATGTCACTATGCATAA
- the opp4C gene encoding oligopeptide ABC transporter permease: MSIEAAPLKSKAQVPAKRPDSPWRVVLRRFSQNRLAIAGLFILVLMVLICFLGPKISPYNLYDYNVADKNNPPSSAHWLGTDKLGRDVLLRVMLAGRVSILVGVIATAISVIIGSVLGALAGFYKKFLDSFIMRIAEIFMSLPSLPLLIILGAIMSDLKIPPEKRIYFLMLILGVLSWPSLARLVRGQILTLREQEFMQATEALGLRDHRKIFKHLLPNTIPIIIVSATLGVAGAILSESALSWLGLGVVPPTPSWGNLISEANGLIEFRKRPWLWIPPGMCILITVVSINLIGDGLRDALDPKMKK; this comes from the coding sequence ATGTCAATTGAGGCTGCACCTTTAAAGTCGAAAGCTCAAGTCCCAGCGAAGCGGCCGGATTCACCTTGGAGAGTTGTTCTGCGCAGGTTCTCCCAAAACCGTCTTGCTATAGCTGGACTTTTCATTTTAGTGTTGATGGTCCTAATTTGTTTTTTAGGCCCTAAAATATCACCTTACAATCTTTATGATTATAATGTGGCTGATAAAAATAATCCGCCTAGCAGTGCACATTGGCTTGGCACCGATAAACTTGGCAGGGATGTTCTGCTTCGTGTCATGCTGGCAGGACGTGTATCCATACTGGTCGGGGTGATTGCAACAGCAATATCAGTCATAATTGGTTCGGTACTCGGCGCACTTGCCGGCTTCTACAAGAAGTTCCTGGATTCATTTATTATGCGTATTGCTGAAATATTTATGTCACTGCCTTCGCTACCTTTGCTCATCATCTTGGGTGCGATTATGTCAGATTTGAAGATTCCTCCGGAAAAACGAATCTATTTTCTGATGCTTATTCTCGGTGTCTTATCATGGCCAAGCTTAGCAAGACTTGTTCGCGGACAAATACTGACGCTGAGAGAACAAGAATTTATGCAGGCCACAGAAGCTTTAGGTCTGCGTGACCATCGTAAAATTTTCAAACATCTGCTTCCGAATACCATTCCTATTATTATCGTATCTGCAACCCTTGGTGTTGCAGGCGCTATTTTGTCAGAATCCGCACTTAGTTGGTTAGGTCTTGGGGTTGTTCCGCCTACTCCGTCATGGGGAAATTTGATCTCAGAGGCAAATGGACTCATTGAGTTTCGAAAGAGACCGTGGCTCTGGATTCCGCCAGGCATGTGTATTCTGATTACCGTTGTATCGATTAACTTGATTGGTGACGGGCTACGAGATGCGCTCGATCCTAAAATGAAAAAGTAG
- the rpsR gene encoding 30S ribosomal protein S18 codes for MGFKQREGGDDKRPARRGGRNKRRKVCFFTVNKITHIDYKDTDLLRKFISERGKILPRRVTGTSAKYQRMLTIAIKRSRQIALLPYTTE; via the coding sequence ATGGGCTTCAAACAAAGAGAAGGCGGAGACGATAAAAGACCAGCACGCCGTGGTGGCCGTAATAAACGTCGTAAAGTTTGTTTCTTCACTGTAAACAAAATTACTCACATTGACTATAAAGATACGGACCTGCTTCGTAAATTTATCAGTGAACGCGGAAAAATTTTGCCACGTCGTGTTACTGGCACGAGTGCAAAATACCAACGCATGCTGACGATTGCAATCAAACGCTCCCGTCAAATCGCATTGCTTCCGTACACAACTGAATAG
- a CDS encoding D-alanyl-D-alanine carboxypeptidase family protein, protein MKKWILRSSILVVLIAVIFIGIRPESLVGKPSIQSSAALLMDASSGEVIVSSNGDHPLPAASLSKLMTQLIILDELNAGHISRSDIVTISKHAATSAGINVSLNENDQFTVNELLKVISVYSANDATIALAEHAFGSEERFVEEMNRRARSIGLSVHTKYNNATGSSSLSGGPSENYMTAKDVAKLSAHLIKQHPEILKLSSQTQVELRNKGLYMSNTNWMLDNVKGPYAYSGADGLKTGYTEDAGYCLSSTVKKNGQRLIAIIMGAETKEQRFEEAKQLFDYGFAHAYSAKEWTQNWASTWLQVIQRPSI, encoded by the coding sequence ATGAAGAAATGGATCCTGCGAAGCAGTATACTGGTTGTTCTCATCGCTGTCATATTTATAGGTATAAGGCCAGAAAGCTTAGTAGGAAAACCATCTATTCAATCTAGTGCTGCCCTGCTCATGGACGCTTCTTCAGGTGAAGTTATCGTTAGTTCTAATGGGGATCACCCTTTGCCTGCAGCAAGCTTATCCAAATTAATGACACAGCTTATTATCCTGGACGAATTGAATGCCGGACATATTTCTAGAAGTGACATTGTAACGATCAGCAAACATGCTGCGACATCTGCTGGTATTAATGTATCTCTAAATGAAAATGATCAATTTACAGTCAACGAACTACTCAAGGTCATCTCTGTTTATTCTGCAAATGATGCAACGATTGCTCTAGCAGAGCATGCATTTGGCTCTGAAGAACGTTTTGTAGAAGAAATGAATAGAAGAGCGAGGTCTATTGGACTGTCTGTACATACAAAATATAATAATGCGACAGGGTCTTCGTCTTTATCTGGTGGACCCTCTGAGAACTATATGACGGCAAAAGATGTTGCTAAACTCTCCGCTCACCTTATTAAACAACATCCTGAAATTTTAAAACTTTCAAGCCAGACTCAAGTTGAATTACGAAACAAAGGATTATATATGAGTAATACCAACTGGATGCTGGACAATGTAAAGGGTCCATATGCTTACAGCGGGGCAGATGGCCTTAAAACGGGCTATACAGAAGATGCAGGTTATTGCTTATCAAGTACGGTGAAAAAGAACGGGCAACGATTGATTGCTATTATCATGGGAGCAGAAACCAAAGAACAGCGTTTTGAAGAAGCCAAGCAATTGTTTGACTATGGATTTGCTCACGCCTATAGTGCAAAAGAGTGGACCCAAAACTGGGCTTCGACGTGGCTTCAAGTTATTCAAAGACCCTCTATTTAA
- a CDS encoding ABC transporter ATP-binding protein, protein MAKDLVEFRNLKTHFHTSAGIVKAVDDVSFTIREGETVCIVGESGCGKSVTAMSLMRLLEVPPAGGEILFKGKDILKLNKNEMSRIRGNDISIIFQEPMSSLNPVLTIGEQISEPLMIHLLLDKKKARKRAIELISLVGISRPEKIVDSFPHELSGGMRQRIMIAIALSCNPKLLIADEPTTALDVTIQAQILDLMRDIKEKFNTSIMLITHDLGVVAEMADYVVVMYAGKVIEEASVFELFKAPKHPYTKGLLKAKPIINQRQERLYSIPGQVPNPVELGQNCHFHDRCESCMNICREKEPPLRKDEEGHKVACWLYEEEAMVR, encoded by the coding sequence ATGGCAAAAGACTTAGTAGAATTCCGTAACTTAAAAACGCATTTTCATACATCCGCAGGGATCGTTAAAGCAGTTGATGACGTAAGCTTTACGATTCGTGAAGGCGAGACCGTATGCATCGTCGGTGAATCCGGATGCGGAAAAAGCGTAACGGCAATGTCACTGATGCGTTTATTAGAAGTGCCTCCCGCCGGGGGAGAAATTTTGTTTAAAGGCAAAGATATACTTAAGCTAAATAAAAACGAAATGAGCCGAATTCGCGGTAATGATATCTCGATAATTTTTCAAGAACCGATGTCTTCATTAAACCCTGTACTTACCATCGGAGAGCAGATCAGTGAACCGCTAATGATTCATTTGCTGCTGGATAAGAAGAAAGCTCGCAAGAGAGCGATTGAACTAATTAGTCTAGTTGGGATTTCACGACCTGAGAAAATTGTAGACTCTTTTCCACATGAACTGAGCGGCGGTATGCGTCAGCGGATCATGATTGCCATTGCACTAAGCTGTAATCCGAAGCTGCTCATTGCTGATGAACCGACAACGGCACTTGATGTAACCATTCAAGCACAAATTCTTGATCTGATGCGTGATATCAAAGAGAAATTCAATACCTCCATCATGCTCATCACTCATGATCTGGGTGTTGTTGCGGAAATGGCTGATTATGTGGTCGTTATGTATGCAGGCAAAGTTATTGAGGAAGCTTCGGTATTTGAACTATTTAAGGCACCAAAACATCCATATACCAAAGGACTCCTTAAGGCTAAACCGATTATTAATCAAAGACAGGAACGCCTATATTCTATTCCAGGCCAAGTACCAAACCCCGTTGAACTCGGGCAGAATTGTCATTTCCATGATCGCTGTGAGTCTTGCATGAATATATGCCGCGAGAAAGAGCCTCCACTGCGTAAAGATGAAGAAGGACATAAAGTCGCATGTTGGCTCTATGAGGAGGAGGCAATGGTACGATGA
- a CDS encoding M15 family metallopeptidase has protein sequence MRRQTHQRRGTSGRLLLMLLLLGLVYYISQSDTFRIHWSLPFFREVTEEQFEVTGLHPVVAEKQNQLVERARKSGIKIIITEGYRSEERQDELFEQGRSTAGQIVTSARGGESYHNYGLAIDFAIRVSADKVIWDMDHDGNRNGKSDWMEIVAIAKELGFEWGGDWASFPDYPHLQYDFGYSIAELQRGKRPPGYKLDSEDLEASEE, from the coding sequence ATGAGAAGGCAAACACATCAAAGACGGGGGACTTCAGGACGTTTACTGTTAATGCTGTTGCTCTTGGGACTTGTATATTATATTTCGCAGTCGGACACTTTCCGTATTCATTGGAGCCTTCCTTTTTTTAGAGAGGTTACAGAAGAACAGTTTGAAGTAACGGGATTACACCCCGTTGTTGCTGAAAAGCAAAACCAGTTAGTAGAGCGAGCAAGAAAGAGCGGAATAAAGATCATCATTACAGAAGGATACCGGAGTGAAGAGAGGCAAGATGAACTCTTTGAACAAGGACGATCCACCGCAGGGCAGATTGTAACTTCTGCTAGAGGCGGAGAATCGTATCATAATTATGGACTCGCCATTGATTTTGCGATTAGGGTCTCGGCAGATAAAGTGATATGGGATATGGACCATGATGGGAATAGAAATGGGAAGTCAGATTGGATGGAGATTGTAGCAATCGCGAAAGAACTCGGATTTGAATGGGGAGGAGATTGGGCCAGTTTTCCAGACTACCCTCATCTTCAGTATGATTTTGGTTACAGTATAGCTGAGTTGCAGCGCGGTAAAAGACCACCCGGATATAAACTAGACTCTGAAGATTTAGAAGCAAGCGAAGAATGA
- the ssb gene encoding single-stranded DNA-binding protein: MLNRVILIGRLTRDPELRYTPAGVAVTQFTLAVDRPFTSQGGEREADFIPVVTWRQLAETCANYLRKGRLTAVEGRIQVRNYENNEGKRVYVTEVIADNVRFLESSRDGGNTNSGGTVREEPSFGGSGNGNRGNNNFSRNNQDPFSDDGKPIDISDDDLPF; encoded by the coding sequence TTGTTGAACCGAGTCATTCTGATTGGCCGGTTAACCCGTGATCCTGAATTACGTTATACTCCTGCTGGAGTAGCCGTGACTCAATTCACACTTGCTGTAGACCGTCCGTTTACAAGTCAAGGTGGAGAACGGGAAGCTGATTTTATACCGGTCGTTACCTGGAGACAGCTAGCGGAAACTTGTGCAAATTATTTGCGTAAAGGCCGTCTAACAGCCGTCGAGGGACGCATTCAAGTACGTAATTATGAGAATAACGAAGGTAAACGTGTATACGTTACTGAAGTTATCGCTGATAACGTTCGTTTCTTGGAATCTAGCCGTGATGGTGGCAACACAAATAGCGGTGGAACTGTGCGTGAAGAGCCTTCATTCGGAGGCAGCGGCAACGGTAACCGAGGGAACAACAATTTCTCACGGAACAATCAGGATCCTTTTTCGGATGACGGTAAACCGATTGATATTTCGGATGATGATTTGCCATTTTAA
- a CDS encoding ABC transporter permease: MKQYIIRRLLQMIPTMIGITILVFAITALVPGDYITSQQNPNMTAEKAQQLEKIYGLDKDPVQRYFIWVGNMLTANMGDSLQHKRPVTDVIGDYVWNSFLIAFFSMMFSWIIAIVAGVFSAKFQYSLFDKLMTLFVFLCMSLPSFFIGLILIKFMAVDWALFPVGGMTTAGQAGSTWDYIVDVADHMFLPVLVLTMLSTGSLTRYFRTSMLEVIRQDYIRTARAKGLKERTVIFKHALRNAMLPAITLMGFELPALFSGAIILEKIFVWPGVGQVYLESITMRDYPFMLGFTIFLAALTLIGTLISDVLYGVADPRIRLK; encoded by the coding sequence ATGAAGCAGTATATTATCCGGAGGCTGCTGCAAATGATTCCGACAATGATCGGAATTACTATTCTTGTATTTGCAATTACAGCTCTTGTTCCAGGGGACTACATTACTTCTCAGCAAAATCCCAATATGACAGCAGAAAAAGCTCAGCAGTTGGAGAAAATATATGGACTTGATAAAGATCCTGTGCAGCGATATTTCATATGGGTCGGAAACATGCTCACCGCTAATATGGGCGATTCCTTGCAGCATAAACGTCCTGTCACCGATGTCATTGGAGATTATGTATGGAACTCTTTTCTTATTGCTTTCTTCAGTATGATGTTCAGTTGGATCATCGCCATTGTTGCGGGTGTATTCTCTGCTAAATTTCAGTACTCTCTTTTTGATAAGTTAATGACTTTATTCGTATTTTTATGTATGTCTTTGCCATCGTTTTTTATAGGTTTAATACTCATTAAGTTTATGGCAGTAGATTGGGCGCTCTTCCCTGTAGGCGGAATGACTACAGCAGGACAAGCAGGATCTACTTGGGACTATATCGTTGATGTAGCTGATCACATGTTCTTACCGGTTCTTGTACTAACCATGTTAAGTACAGGAAGCCTCACTCGTTATTTCAGAACAAGCATGCTTGAGGTCATTCGACAGGATTATATTCGGACGGCCAGGGCAAAAGGTCTTAAAGAAAGAACGGTAATTTTTAAGCACGCACTTCGCAATGCAATGCTTCCTGCAATCACACTCATGGGATTTGAACTTCCTGCATTGTTCTCGGGGGCAATCATCCTGGAGAAAATCTTTGTATGGCCAGGCGTAGGGCAAGTTTATCTAGAATCCATCACGATGCGAGATTATCCGTTTATGCTTGGGTTCACGATTTTCTTGGCTGCACTGACGTTGATTGGAACGTTAATATCTGATGTGCTCTACGGTGTTGCAGACCCTAGAATAAGGTTGAAGTAG